In Malus sylvestris chromosome 16, drMalSylv7.2, whole genome shotgun sequence, the following are encoded in one genomic region:
- the LOC126606609 gene encoding xylan glycosyltransferase MUCI21-like, which produces MKKTISCRAATVALAALCLFFIVFEISVSSTSRFLKYAATTTTTTYSAKTQEEGNHEKTKLIDQPNSHPSEYLQLPVKRRIICDRTDVRYDLCSINGPTVLDPPTSTFFTMGSAQPPQVEKVQPYPRKFEGFIMPHIRNLTLTSGPQSPPCKVRHSVPALVFSAGGYTGNFFHDFNDGFIPLFITVNTIFPDQEIVIVVSEAPNWWPSKYADLLAMFTKYSIIILKNATTTHCFPSATIGLISHGFMTINQTLLPKPKSFMDFRVLLEKAYGPKAQPKVLTSKPTRSRPRLVLANREMAHGRVIMNQKQLIRLIKKVGFELIVFNPKRMTQLHESYALLNSSHAMIGVHGAALTHSFFLRPGSVFVQVVPIGIEWGAYAFFGRMARSLDLEYSEYKIGVNESSLADKYGKENLLVKDPFALQKTGWPPEVMNIYLKEQNVKLDLERFKSCLKKAYTKATGFMEKNG; this is translated from the exons ATGAAGAAGACAATTTCCTGCAGGGCTGCGACGGTGGCTTTGGCGGCCTTGTGTTTGTTTTTCATCGTGTTCGAAATCAGCGTCTCTTCAACCTCCAGATTTCTTAAATATGCtgctactactactactactacataTTCAGCCAAGACTCAAG AGGAAGGGAATCATGAAAAAACGAAACTGATCGATCAGCCAAACTCTCACCCTTCAGAATACTTGCAACTTCCTGTGAAAAGACGAATCATCTGCGACCGTACTGATGTACGCTATGATCTTTGTTCAATCAACGGTCCAACTGTCTTGGACCCACCCACCTCCACATTCTTCACTATGGGCTCGGCCCAACCCCCACAGGTGGAAAAAGTCCAGCCCTACCCTCGAAAGTTCGAAGGCTTCATAATGCCTCACATCAGGAACCTCACCCTCACTTCCGGCCCACAAAGCCCACCATGTAAAGTCCGGCACAGTGTTCCGGCCCTAGTATTCAGTGCGGGAGGGTACACCGGAAACTTCTTCCATGATTTCAACGACGGGTTCATTCCTCTCTTCATCACCGTCAACACAATCTTCCCTGATCAAGAGATCGTGATCGTGGTGTCCGAAGCTCCCAATTGGTGGCCTAGTAAGTATGCAGATCTACTAGCAATGTTCACCAAGTACTCTATCATTATCCTAAAAAATGCTACTACCACCCATTGTTTTCCTTCAGCCACCATAGGCCTCATCTCGCATGGTTTCATGACCATAAACCAAACTTTACTACCAAAACCAAAATCGTTCATGGATTTTCGGGTCCTCCTAGAAAAGGCCTATGGCCCAAAAGCCCAGCCCAAAGTCTTGACATCCAAGCCCACAAGGTCACGCCCGAGACTCGTGTTGGCCAACCGCGAAATGGCACACGGGCgcgtgattatgaaccaaaaaCAATTGATTAGGTTAATTAAGAAAGTGGGTTTTGAATTGATTGTGTTTAATCCCAAGAGGATGACCCAGTTGCATGAATCTTATGCGTTATTGAATTCGAGCCATGCTATGATCGGGGTCCATGGAGCCGCATTGACGCACTCTTTTTTTCTTCGACCCGGTTCTGTGTTTGTTCAAGTGGTTCCGATTGGGATTGAATGGGGTGCATATGCTTTTTTTGGGAGGATGGCTAGGTCTTTGGATTTGGAATATTCGGAGTATAAGATTGGTGTGAACGAGAGTAGCTTGGCCGACAAGTATGGGAAGGAAAATTTGTTGGTAAAGGACCCATTTGCCCTTCAGAAAACAGGTTGGCCACCTGAGGTTATGAACATTTACCTCAAGGAGCAAAACGTCAAACTGGATTTGGAAAGATTTAAGAGTTGTTTGAAGAAGGCTTATACAAAGGCTACCGGATTTATGGAGAAAAATGGttaa